A part of Astyanax mexicanus isolate ESR-SI-001 chromosome 2, AstMex3_surface, whole genome shotgun sequence genomic DNA contains:
- the csf1ra gene encoding macrophage colony-stimulating factor 1 receptor isoform X1: MILLTFILGLLSCQAQEWSQPMIKVNTEDLHGSDVIVPSNSRLVLRCEGDAPVTWIPRLSKHKRNIQCSENSCTLSVDKATYSFTGTYRCVYQNTSVSSFSSVHIFVRDPNVLFVTPSSTRSIVMKEGEDVLLPCLLTDPAATNIQLRMDNGTAPPPGMNITFDPKKGMLIRNAHPGYNADYVCRGRIRGVTKQSAIFSINIVQRARFPPYVFLKSTEYVRIVGEKLEISCSTHNPNFNYNVTWKHSSRALPPPEEKSKAKGDGLAIESILTIPAVSLSDSGNITCTGVNDAGVNSSTTRLLVVDKPYLRLTLKLPPSPDHQGLSIIVYEGEDVQIRVLIEAYPPLTGHRWDTPKFPNASEAKNDLFSYNNRYEAVLLLSRLNSREQGRYTFYANSSKANASVTFSVQMFQQPVVQLRQTNSSSVTCTSFGYPAPQITWYQCQGNRPTCTDNSTLSPAKPIPAETVEVEREEFGVVEVESVLSITPSDQKMTVECIAVNRAGKDSDTLFVENFEKLFTSSLVGATCVMAFLLLLLIILLYKYKQKPRYEIRWKIIEATDGNNYTFIDPTQLPYNEKLEFPRDKLKLGKILGAGAFGKVVEATAYGLGKGENVTRVAVKMLKASAHSDEKEALMSELKILSHIGHHKNIVNLLGACTYGGPVLVITEYCCHGDLLNFLRTKAETFLNYVMTVPGITEERSVYKNITADRMFIRSDSGISSTCSDTYLDMRPVGPRSKSTRDSSCEGQEEDSWPLDMDDLLRFSYQVAQGLDFLAAKSCIHRDVAARNVLLTDGRIAKICDFGLARDIMNDSNYVVKGNARLPVKWMAPESIFECVYTVQSDVWSYGILLWEIFSLGKSPYPNMLVDSKFYQKIKSGYQMSRPDFAPPEMYTIMQMCWNLEPTERPTFGKIAQLIERLLGDTPEEYQNVQSGVLDEQQLEACDPEKTNEESCEQEEEEQSLMKPNNYQFC, from the exons ATGATTCTGCTCACCTTTATTCTGGGACTTCTGTCCTGCCAGGCACAAG aGTGGTCACAGCCCATGATAAAGGTAAACACAGAAGACCTCCATGGATCTGATGTGATTGTACCCTCGAATTCCCGTCTTGTTCTGAGATGTGAGGGTGACGCTCCAGTGACGTGGATTCCTCGGCTATCCAAACACAAGCGCAACATCCAGTGTAGTGAGAACAGCTGCACCCTCAGTGTTGATAAAGCCACCTACTCGTTCACAGGCACCTACAGGTGTGTGTATCAGAACACCAGTGTCTCCAGCTTCTCCTCTGTGCACATCTTTGTAAGAG ATCCGAATGTTCTTTTTGTGACCCCGTCCTCCACACGAAGTATAGTCATGAAGGAAGGAGAAGATGTCCTCCTGCCTTGTCTCCTTACTGATCCTGCTGCCACCAACATCCAGCTGCGGATGGACAACGGAACCGCGCCCCCTCCCGGCATGAACATTACCTTTGATCCTAAGAAAGGCATGCTGATCCGGAATGCCCATCCCGGATACAACGCTGACTATGTCTGCCGTGGGAGGATACGAGGAGTGACGAAACAGTCTGCAATCTTCAGCATCAACATTGTGCAGA GGGCTCGTTTTCCACCATACGTGTTCCTAAAGAGTACTGAGTATGTGCGAATTGTTGGTGAGAAACTAGAAATCAGCTGTTCTACACATAACCCAAACTTTAACTACAACGTCACCTGGAAGCACTCATCTAGAGCG TTACCACCACCGGAGGAGAAGTCTAAAGCAAAGGGTGATGGGCTGGCCATTGAGAGTATTCTGACCATTCCTGCAGTGAGCCTGTCTGACTCGGGTAACATCACCTGTACAGGGGTTAATGATGCTGGGGTTAACAGCTCTACCACACGGCTGCTGGTTGTCG ATAAACCCTACCTTAGGCTCACCCTGAAACTGCCACCCAGTCCGGATCATCAAGGCCTGTCAATTATTGTCTATGAAGGAGAGGATGTACAGATTAGGGTCCTCATAGAAGCATATCCACCGCTTACTGGTCACAGGTGGGACACACCAAAATTTCCCAATGCCTCAGAAGCAAAAAATGACCTCTTCAGCTATAATAACAG GTATGAGGCAGTGCTGCTTCTGAGCAGACTAAACTCCAGAGAACAGGGAAGATACACTTTCTACGCCAACAGCAGCAAAGCTAACGCCTCTGTAACATTCAGCGTGCAAATGTTCC AGCAGCCGGTTGTGCAGCTGAGACAGACGAATTCCAGCTCTGTTACCTGTACATCGTTTGGCTACCCAGCTCCTCAGATCACCTGGTACCAGTGCCAGGGCAACAGGCCAAC GTGTACTGACAACTCCACACTGAGTCCAGCAAAGCCAATCCCAGCAGAGACTGTGGAGGTTGAGAGGGAGGAGTTTGGGGTAGTAGAAGTGGAAAGTGTTCTGAGCATTACACCGTCCGATCAGAAGATGACTGTAGAGTGCATTGCAGTGAACCGGGCTGGCAAAGACAGCGATACCTTATTTGTGGAAAACTTTG AAAAACTGTTCACTTCTTCACTGGTTGGAGCCACTTGTGTGATGGCCTTTCTCCTCCTGCTCCTCATCATCCTGCTGTACAAGTACAAACAG AAGCCCCGTTATGAGATTCGGTGGAAGATCATTGAAGCCACAGATGGAAATAACTACACATTCATTGACCCCACTCAGCTTCCCTATAATGAAAAATTGGAATTTCCTAGAGACAAGCTGAAGCTCG GGAAGATTCTGGGTGCGGGAGCTTTTGGAAAAGTAGTGGAGGCTACAGCGTACGGTCTGGGGAAGGGGGAAAATGTGACCCGGGTGGCTGTGAAAATGCTGAAAG CCAGTGCCCATTCAGACGAGAAGGAAGCTCTGATGTCAGAGCTGAAGATTCTGAGTCACATCGGACACCACAAGAACATTGTTAACCTGCTGGGAGCCTGCACTTATGGTG GTCCTGTGCTAGTCATCACCGAGTACTGTTGTCACGGTGACCTTCTGAACTTCCTGCGGACCAAAGCCGAGACCTTCTTGAACTACGTGATGACGGTGCCGGGAatcacggaggagaggagtgtCTATAAAAACATCACTGCTGACAGGATGTTTATTAGGAG TGACAGCGGGATTTCCAGCACTTGCTCTGACACTTACTTGGACATGAGACCTGTTGGCCCAAGATCAAAATCAACACGCG ATTCCTCCTGTGAAGGTCAAGAAGAAGACTCATGGCCTTTAGACATGGATGACCTGCTGAGATTCTCCTATCAGGTGGCTCAGGGACTTGACTTCCTTGCAGCTAAAAGT tgcaTTCACAGAGATGTAGCAGCCAGGAATGTTCTCTTGACGGACGGACGCATAGCTAAAATCTGTGACTTTGGCCTAGCTCGTGACATCATGAATGATTCCAACTATGTGGTCAAAGGAAAT GCTCGTTTGCCAGTGAAGTGGATGGCTCCGGAGAGCATCTTTGAATGTGTGTACACAGTACAGAGTGACGTCTGGTCTTACGGGATTCTGCTTTGGGAAATCTTCTCTCTGG gaaaaagCCCCTATCCAAATATGCTGGTGGATTCAAAGTTCTATCAGAAGATAAAGTCTGGATATCAGATGTCTCGCCCGGACTTCGCCCCACCAGAAAT GTACACCATCATGCAAATGTGCTGGAACCTTGAGCCGACCGAGAGGCCAACCTTTGGCAAGATTGCTCAGCTTATTGAGAGGTTGCTCGGAGACACACCTGAAGag
- the csf1ra gene encoding macrophage colony-stimulating factor 1 receptor isoform X2 — protein sequence MIKVNTEDLHGSDVIVPSNSRLVLRCEGDAPVTWIPRLSKHKRNIQCSENSCTLSVDKATYSFTGTYRCVYQNTSVSSFSSVHIFVRDPNVLFVTPSSTRSIVMKEGEDVLLPCLLTDPAATNIQLRMDNGTAPPPGMNITFDPKKGMLIRNAHPGYNADYVCRGRIRGVTKQSAIFSINIVQRARFPPYVFLKSTEYVRIVGEKLEISCSTHNPNFNYNVTWKHSSRALPPPEEKSKAKGDGLAIESILTIPAVSLSDSGNITCTGVNDAGVNSSTTRLLVVDKPYLRLTLKLPPSPDHQGLSIIVYEGEDVQIRVLIEAYPPLTGHRWDTPKFPNASEAKNDLFSYNNRYEAVLLLSRLNSREQGRYTFYANSSKANASVTFSVQMFQQPVVQLRQTNSSSVTCTSFGYPAPQITWYQCQGNRPTCTDNSTLSPAKPIPAETVEVEREEFGVVEVESVLSITPSDQKMTVECIAVNRAGKDSDTLFVENFEKLFTSSLVGATCVMAFLLLLLIILLYKYKQKPRYEIRWKIIEATDGNNYTFIDPTQLPYNEKLEFPRDKLKLGKILGAGAFGKVVEATAYGLGKGENVTRVAVKMLKASAHSDEKEALMSELKILSHIGHHKNIVNLLGACTYGGPVLVITEYCCHGDLLNFLRTKAETFLNYVMTVPGITEERSVYKNITADRMFIRSDSGISSTCSDTYLDMRPVGPRSKSTRDSSCEGQEEDSWPLDMDDLLRFSYQVAQGLDFLAAKSCIHRDVAARNVLLTDGRIAKICDFGLARDIMNDSNYVVKGNARLPVKWMAPESIFECVYTVQSDVWSYGILLWEIFSLGKSPYPNMLVDSKFYQKIKSGYQMSRPDFAPPEMYTIMQMCWNLEPTERPTFGKIAQLIERLLGDTPEEYQNVQSGVLDEQQLEACDPEKTNEESCEQEEEEQSLMKPNNYQFC from the exons ATGATAAAGGTAAACACAGAAGACCTCCATGGATCTGATGTGATTGTACCCTCGAATTCCCGTCTTGTTCTGAGATGTGAGGGTGACGCTCCAGTGACGTGGATTCCTCGGCTATCCAAACACAAGCGCAACATCCAGTGTAGTGAGAACAGCTGCACCCTCAGTGTTGATAAAGCCACCTACTCGTTCACAGGCACCTACAGGTGTGTGTATCAGAACACCAGTGTCTCCAGCTTCTCCTCTGTGCACATCTTTGTAAGAG ATCCGAATGTTCTTTTTGTGACCCCGTCCTCCACACGAAGTATAGTCATGAAGGAAGGAGAAGATGTCCTCCTGCCTTGTCTCCTTACTGATCCTGCTGCCACCAACATCCAGCTGCGGATGGACAACGGAACCGCGCCCCCTCCCGGCATGAACATTACCTTTGATCCTAAGAAAGGCATGCTGATCCGGAATGCCCATCCCGGATACAACGCTGACTATGTCTGCCGTGGGAGGATACGAGGAGTGACGAAACAGTCTGCAATCTTCAGCATCAACATTGTGCAGA GGGCTCGTTTTCCACCATACGTGTTCCTAAAGAGTACTGAGTATGTGCGAATTGTTGGTGAGAAACTAGAAATCAGCTGTTCTACACATAACCCAAACTTTAACTACAACGTCACCTGGAAGCACTCATCTAGAGCG TTACCACCACCGGAGGAGAAGTCTAAAGCAAAGGGTGATGGGCTGGCCATTGAGAGTATTCTGACCATTCCTGCAGTGAGCCTGTCTGACTCGGGTAACATCACCTGTACAGGGGTTAATGATGCTGGGGTTAACAGCTCTACCACACGGCTGCTGGTTGTCG ATAAACCCTACCTTAGGCTCACCCTGAAACTGCCACCCAGTCCGGATCATCAAGGCCTGTCAATTATTGTCTATGAAGGAGAGGATGTACAGATTAGGGTCCTCATAGAAGCATATCCACCGCTTACTGGTCACAGGTGGGACACACCAAAATTTCCCAATGCCTCAGAAGCAAAAAATGACCTCTTCAGCTATAATAACAG GTATGAGGCAGTGCTGCTTCTGAGCAGACTAAACTCCAGAGAACAGGGAAGATACACTTTCTACGCCAACAGCAGCAAAGCTAACGCCTCTGTAACATTCAGCGTGCAAATGTTCC AGCAGCCGGTTGTGCAGCTGAGACAGACGAATTCCAGCTCTGTTACCTGTACATCGTTTGGCTACCCAGCTCCTCAGATCACCTGGTACCAGTGCCAGGGCAACAGGCCAAC GTGTACTGACAACTCCACACTGAGTCCAGCAAAGCCAATCCCAGCAGAGACTGTGGAGGTTGAGAGGGAGGAGTTTGGGGTAGTAGAAGTGGAAAGTGTTCTGAGCATTACACCGTCCGATCAGAAGATGACTGTAGAGTGCATTGCAGTGAACCGGGCTGGCAAAGACAGCGATACCTTATTTGTGGAAAACTTTG AAAAACTGTTCACTTCTTCACTGGTTGGAGCCACTTGTGTGATGGCCTTTCTCCTCCTGCTCCTCATCATCCTGCTGTACAAGTACAAACAG AAGCCCCGTTATGAGATTCGGTGGAAGATCATTGAAGCCACAGATGGAAATAACTACACATTCATTGACCCCACTCAGCTTCCCTATAATGAAAAATTGGAATTTCCTAGAGACAAGCTGAAGCTCG GGAAGATTCTGGGTGCGGGAGCTTTTGGAAAAGTAGTGGAGGCTACAGCGTACGGTCTGGGGAAGGGGGAAAATGTGACCCGGGTGGCTGTGAAAATGCTGAAAG CCAGTGCCCATTCAGACGAGAAGGAAGCTCTGATGTCAGAGCTGAAGATTCTGAGTCACATCGGACACCACAAGAACATTGTTAACCTGCTGGGAGCCTGCACTTATGGTG GTCCTGTGCTAGTCATCACCGAGTACTGTTGTCACGGTGACCTTCTGAACTTCCTGCGGACCAAAGCCGAGACCTTCTTGAACTACGTGATGACGGTGCCGGGAatcacggaggagaggagtgtCTATAAAAACATCACTGCTGACAGGATGTTTATTAGGAG TGACAGCGGGATTTCCAGCACTTGCTCTGACACTTACTTGGACATGAGACCTGTTGGCCCAAGATCAAAATCAACACGCG ATTCCTCCTGTGAAGGTCAAGAAGAAGACTCATGGCCTTTAGACATGGATGACCTGCTGAGATTCTCCTATCAGGTGGCTCAGGGACTTGACTTCCTTGCAGCTAAAAGT tgcaTTCACAGAGATGTAGCAGCCAGGAATGTTCTCTTGACGGACGGACGCATAGCTAAAATCTGTGACTTTGGCCTAGCTCGTGACATCATGAATGATTCCAACTATGTGGTCAAAGGAAAT GCTCGTTTGCCAGTGAAGTGGATGGCTCCGGAGAGCATCTTTGAATGTGTGTACACAGTACAGAGTGACGTCTGGTCTTACGGGATTCTGCTTTGGGAAATCTTCTCTCTGG gaaaaagCCCCTATCCAAATATGCTGGTGGATTCAAAGTTCTATCAGAAGATAAAGTCTGGATATCAGATGTCTCGCCCGGACTTCGCCCCACCAGAAAT GTACACCATCATGCAAATGTGCTGGAACCTTGAGCCGACCGAGAGGCCAACCTTTGGCAAGATTGCTCAGCTTATTGAGAGGTTGCTCGGAGACACACCTGAAGag